TTTCCGTATCTGGGCGCTATACCGAGCCATAGGTCACCTCCTGTTCCATCTTGTTCTAGGTGACAACTATTATGGCAGAGCGCGCTCACGTTATTTAAATATGTTGTTAAGGAACTAAGTAAATAACAGGTTTAGGAGGATCAGACATCCCTGCTCCAATAAAAAAACTTGGGTGTGGAGGTTGATTATATCCTACATTTTGCCATACGATACTTAACCTATACATAGGGTCATGCATCAATGTATATATTCTTCGGTTTGTAATATCTGTTGTTGTATAAATTCTGAGATAATTATTATCTTCAGTTCTCCAGATTACTTCTTCTCTCCAATCACCAAAAATATCAGCTACTAAACAGGGAGTTTTCTTTGTTCCATTATTCGAAGAACATCCAATTGCCTGTAATAAAGTTCCTTTACCATATTTACTAATGATAATGTCATCTAACAATTCCCTTAACTCATCACCATCCCACCATATCACAAAATTACAAGAAGAGGGACTGGCCCCAACAACAATACCATCCTGATTGAACAAAGAAGAACCTGTCGCCCAGATTTCTTCTCCAGGATAAGATTCAAGTAAATCTGCTGAACAAGCTCTGCCGACATCTTTTGAATTCAGCCATTGGAATAAAATATTTCCTGTCCTAGCATCTCTAAGAGTCGCCCCACTACCTGTCTCATGACATTGCCAAATCTCTAATCCATTTCTTTGAGGATTAAGATCACCTACATGCAAGGCGTCTCCATGTCCCAAGCCTGTAGCATATAAACCTTTTCCGTTATCATCGATTGTACATGAACCATATATAATTTCATCTTTTCCATCTCCATCAACGTCTGCTACGCTAAGGTTATGGTTCCCTTGACAAGAATAATCACTATTACCCGAATCGTTTGAATCAAATATCCACCTTTTTACTATAGATCCACTTCGATAATCCCAGGCAACTAAAACAGAACGAGTATAATATCCTCTACAAGTAACAAGGCTAGGTTTTTTACCATCCAGATAGGCAACACATGCTAAAAACCTATCCACTCTATTCCCATAACTATCTCCCCAGTCGCTAACATTTCCTCTCTCAGGTATATAATTAGTATATGCAAGTAATTTCCCATTTAATCCGGAAAAAACACCTAAGTATTCAGGACCTTCCAGTATATATCCTTTAGAATTTCTATAATCTACTGTACTATCACCAAATACGCCCCCCGTACCATCTATTGTACCATCGGCAATCTTACATGCTATTTCTGATCTTCCATCACCATCCAGATCATAAACAATAAATTGCGTATAATGAGCCCCAGCCCGAATATTCTTACCAAGATTTATTCTCCATAAAAAGTTACCATTTAATTTATAAGCATCAAGAAATACTTCTCCTGTGTATCCAGACTGAGAATTATCTTTTGAATTAGATGGATCCCATTTTAGAACAATCTCGTATTCTCCATCTCCATCGAGATCACCAATACTACAATCATTTGCATTATAATTGTACGAAACACCATCAGGAGAAGTTCCCCCTGATGGTTGAACAATAGGAATAGAAACATAATTATTAGCGAATACTGTCACAGGGTTTGAAATATCTTTTTCGATATTATTCTCAATACTTGTCACATAATACAATGAGTTAATATTTCCATTTTTATCCAAATAATTTCCCGTTAACAATGGACTAGAATTTATTCTTTCTCCATTACGATAAACATTGAATCCAATGTTATTAGAATATTCATAAGCCATAATACGCCAACTAAGAAAAACACCATTATCAACTTTTATAGCTACCAGACATCTATTCAATCTTTCCATTTGACGAGCTATTGAAGATTCCATTTCGAAACTTGTTAGAACAACACAACCAGTCAAAAGAATAAATGTTTGCAAAATAGCAGTCAATTTTATACCAGGGATTTTCATTAATGGCCTCCCTATTTATAATTTCTTAGCAATTCCAAATCTTTATTTTTTAGGAATTTCTCAAGGTTACTTAAAGAAAGCGTCTTTATTCCATAAATTACACATTCGGCATTGAGAGTTGCCCCATTCAGATTAGTATGAGTTGTTTCTTTTTGAGGAAAGAACTCACTAAGAACTCTGTTTTCTCCCAATTTGTTATAAAGATTCCCAATTATATTATTTAAGTTTATAAAAGGAACTTTTTCTTGATTTGCAGCCTCTTGTGCCCATTGTGCATATTCAGAAGAAGTTATCTTTCCATTATTAAATCTCGCTCGTGGTACAGGGCTACATACAATTGGTATACAACCTTTTGCTTTAGCATCCTTTATATATTTTCTTAAATACCAGCCGTAAGTATGTACTATCTCTTTTTGCTTGGTTAATAAATTATCAATTTCTTCCATCTCTTCGCCATTCCCTTTTAAGGTACCTCTCGCTCTAGAATTATCATTTATTGGCCCTGAATCATTATGTCCAAACTGAATAATTAAGAAATCACCTTTTTTTAATAGATCTAAGGTTTTTTCCCAATAACCTAACGTAATATATGTTCTACTACTCGTACCGCCCAAAGCACGGTTAACAATATTTATCTTTTTTTCATCAAAATATTGTGTTATTATATCCCCCCATCCCCACTGGCCATTCTGACCAACACCCCAGTCGTTCCTTACCGTTGAGTCTCCGACTATAATCAAATTTGGTAATTCCGGATATTGAGGTTCTGGAAGGGGTCTTAATTTCGATATTTGAGCATTTATTACCAATGAACTATCTGTAGGAACAACATTCTTTCCTTTATCAGAAAGATAATTTTCAAAAATATTCCCTTCTAAGGCTTTAAGGCCAGAGATCACAAGACTCGCATTTATATCTGCTCCTTCATCTCCTGTATGAACATAGTCTTTAGGAAACAATTTTGAAACCTTCTCATAACCAAGCTCCTGATAAACTTTTCGAATCATCAGACTTAAATCAATAAAAGCTACACCTCTTTTTACAGCTATTTCTTTTATCCAATTATTATACAAAACATTTCCTTCTTCAATTTGACCATCTTTCCATATATTTCTTATAGTTAACGATAATAGTATAGGAGTCGCTCCTCTAATCATTACCTCATGAACCATTCTATCTATATAGTATCCAAAAGTACGTGCTCTTTGACTTGTACCATCATCTAGCAAACCATCTTCATATTCTAACCCAGTTCCTGGGAGAGAACCACGAGCTTTTCCTTTAAAAACAGAATCACTATCATTATGACCAAATTGTACAAGAACATAATCACCAGGATACACTTCAGAAATAGTTTTTTCCCACAAACCTTCGAGAATAAAGGTTTTGCTGCTTCGTCCTCCTCTAGCATTATTCACTATTGTTATTTTATCAGGATCAAAATATTGTATTATTTTTTTACCCCATCCAACTGCATCTGGAGTACCATTTGCGGCTGTGGAATCTCCAACGATAAACAGTTTTATTTTTTTTATTTCTACTTTATTATTAGACAAAGATACACCAGAATTATTATTAGATAAATTTTCTGTTGTTCTTACTTGTTCTTTTAATTCTTGTTTTTTCATAGAATCTCCAAAATGAGTACAAGAAAAAAAGAGAATAGAAGGAATTAATTCTAATAATAAATAATATTTAAACCGCATAATATTCTCTCCTTTTTTTCAGGCAACGTTAAAGAAACAGAAATTTAACGTTGCCCTTTTCTCCATTTCAAAATCCATAAGAAAGAGCAAAATAGAATGCACTGGAATAAGCATCTATTCCTTTTAGAACTGTTAAGAAAGTCCGCTCAATACCTAAATCTCCCATAGAAGCAGCATTTGAAGGCCTATAATAATATCCTACATCATAAGTTACAGCACCAATCTTCTTCTGAAAACCCATACCAATAACATTTACCACATTATAACTATAATTTTTTCGAGTATCAAAAACCCCCATTAATTTTAAACCAGTATCAATAACCGGAATACCATAAGCAATTGCAAGGCCAGTACAAACAAGATTTTCTCCCTCTTTAACATTTCCTCTTCCTCCGGTTTCTACCGTTAAACCTAGAGCTTTAAATCTAAACAGAAGATCAATTCCATAATAAAGCCAATCACTAGTCCGATCTCCTGTACTTGTATAACCATCAACATCTGTATTTAAACCAAAACCAATAGTTACATAATTCTCCTTTGAAAAGGATAAATTATATGTTCCATCAAATATAACCCCCTGAAGCTTTGAACCATTATAAGTGTAGTATGTTTCATAATTTATTCCCCATACATTCCCATAGAAACCAGCAAAGAATGGTATTGCTTTTCGAGTAATTGTTTCTGTTCCACTTGTTTCGGTAGTACTCGTCCAATATCCAGGAGATATTGCTATTCTGGCAGAAAACTCCTTCACACCAATGTCAGATGAAACAACAAATGGAATACCATTATTATTAGTCCCAATACCTGTTGTTATATTACTACCGACTCTATCATAGATACGACTAAATTGTAGATACCCGATCCTACTAGTTTTGTTTGTGCCAGCACCAGTAGTTGCTGTTATATCAAGTTTAAAATCCCTCAAATTCAATAATTTCCCCATTTTCCCGGTAAGATAAGCCTCATACGCATACATTAGACTTGCTTTATCAGCCTCTAACATTGCATGTGCCACATGATAATCACTTTTATTATCAAAATATACAATGCCCTGTAGCGCAGACCTACCATCAGCGAATCCCCCACCCAAACTACTATCTTTAGTGTTAGTTGGATCAAAATCTTCAATAGTCAAGAAATAAATCCTTCCTGATAATTCTGTTTGAGCATAAACTAACACCAAAGAAAAAAGAGGTAATAATATTATAAATATCAACCTTTTCATATGAAACCTCTTTATTTCAAATTAAATTTTGCAAGCAAATAAAATGAATTTAAGCTTGCATCTATATTAACTGCGGTCATCCAATCTTGAGTAATATTTAATGTAGATAATTTTTCTGCGTTATTCCCTCTAATAATATACCCGAGACCAAGAATAACACCGTTTATGTTTTTCTCAATACCAAACCCCAGGAGATTGAAAATATTAGGAGAATATGCCCTTGTATCAAGAATAATCTGAGTTTTTGCTGTTACCCATGGAGTTTCACATTGAAAAGCCCCACCGGTTACGCTAACTTCTTCTCCATTCTTTATATTACCTCTTAAACCCCAATTTAAATAATATGTATATATAAACTTATAAGATAAAACAGTATCAATTCCCCAATACAACCAATTTCCATTCGTACCACCAGAACTGGTTTTCCCATCAACATCTAGAGCTATTCCACCACCTAATTTCAGATTTAAGTCTGTAATCTTAATTTCATAGGATAAATCCGATAACAATACTTGCTCGTTATTTCCTTTCATAGTATAAAAAGTCTCATATTTAAAAGATTCTAAAATCCCTCCTATTCCGATCATATATGGCATCTTCCATTTTTTTCGTCCTTCGGAGGTTGAATCACTATTATCAACCCAGGAACCAGGAATTGCCGCACTTCGTAATACAGCGAAGGGGAACCCCATATCTAAAGAAATAACAGGAGGATACCCATAAGAAGAACTAGTAGTTAAGCCAGTACTGGTTATACTTCCTATTCGATTATCAAAACGAGCAAATCCTAAAAAACCGACATCGCTAAAGTTAAAGGCTCCTGCAGATAAACCTTTTGTAGGCAAACCATCCTTATCCTGTCCAAAACCAATTGTATTTTTTAATATGAAGCCATTCGAATTTATTTTGAAAAATTTAGCCATATCCGTTTTGAGCCACATTTCAGCAACAGAAAAGGCAGAAGAAGAAGTACTTGTAGAACTCACTCCAGAATATTTTAGACTAATTCTCGCCAAATTAAATTCATCTTCTAGATCAAAATCAATATAACCTTCAAAACCAGCAACAGTATCATTACTATTTGTAGAATCAAAATCAGTTAAAGTTCCCCAAGCCATCCTTAATAATACATTTTCCTTTGCAGCAAAAAGCGAAACAGTAATACTAAAAAAGATGCTTAAAAAAGCCACATTCCTTCTTTTCATTTTTTATCCTCCTAGAATCAAGTTTATTTAATAAGGTTATCTACCTTATTTTTCCACAATAGTAATCGCATTAAGAGCTCTTACATTTGCTGAGTCAGAAATAGTAAACTCTAGAGTTCCGGTCGTTACAGCAACATCTAGAGACTTATTATCAAAAGAGTTAGCTGCAGAAGAAAGAGAAAGTGTTCCTAAAGTAGCATTACCGTCCGTTATGGTTATGGTTGTAGTTCTTGCAGAAGTGTCTCCAACCCACGCAGTAATAGTATAATCCCCATTTATGACATCAACTTTAAAAGTATAATCAAAGTTTCCTGTTACTAGATCACGTAATGCATAATCTGAAGATAAAGTAGCCCCACGATCCCTTGCATTAAGAGTTTTACTAGAAGACATCGATGAAGTAATAAAACCGTAACCTCTTTCTGTTGTATATTCAGTACAGGGTCTAGGGGCTGTAGCTGTAGCATCAACAGTAATAGCAGTATATCCATCTGCAGTATAATAACTAGCAGAAGAAGTATCTGCTGGTTGGAAATCAAATTTATAGCTTCTTTTTACAACAGAACCTCCATCCGTACTCCCGCTATCCCCAGAAGAACCACTACTAGTTTGGGAAACAGTTGTAACCTGTTCACAAGAAAAGAATATTAAGAGAGAAAGAATTAAAAAGAAGAATCTTTCAAATTTCATGGCTTAATCCTCCTTATGTATTTATTTCTTTACAATAGAAAGAGAATTCAGAACACGGATATTGTTTTTATCAGAGACTATAAATTCTAAGGTTTTATTAGAAACCTTTACATCCACAGATTTCTTATCAATAACACCGCTTGCTGCTGAAAGATCTAAAACTGCTATTTCTTTTTTTGAATCCGTAATGGTTATTCTTGTAGTTCTACTATCTGCACTATCCCCCACGTAAGCAGTAATAGTATAATCCCCATTCTCAAGATCAACCTTAAAAGTATAATCATAATTACCACTAACGAAATCTCTGAGAGCGGCATCATTAGATAAAGAAGTTCCACGGTCTCTAGCATTCAAAGATTTATTAGTAGCTGACGGATCAATAACAAAACCATACCCCCGTTCAGGAGAATAAACAGTACAAGGTCTGGGGGAATTCGCAGTAGCATCTACCGTTACTGCTACATATCCATCAGCAGTAACATATGAACTAGTTTCTGTATTAGCTGGTTGAAAATCAAAGAAGAAAGATGTTTTATTAGATACTATATTCTGAATCCTTTGCTCACTATTATCTTTTTTTACGTCTACTCGTTCTGATAATGATACGCATGAACTAAGAATAAAAAAAATCCCCATAAAAAATAAAATTTTTTTGAAGAACATAAAAACCCTCCTTCTTTTTAATAAGATTATAATTACTAGAGAAATAATTTCTTTCTCACCTCCTTTATTAGTTTCCGTATACAAGTAAATTATCTTTTCAGGAATAAATAATGCATACTATAAAAAAACGTCTTTCTTGTATAAAAATTAGAAAAAATAATTCACAAAATTTAATCTCTTAACAATAAAATGAAAAAAGCCACCCTTTCTTCTGGGTGGCATAGAAGAACTTTAGAAGAACTAAGAAAGAAAATTATTTTTTCTGAATTATAGGATTACCTTTTGGAACAATAGTTCCTATTATTGTATCCTCAAGACCTGGCAGCACATTAGCTTCTTCGGTGGAGGTATCATATCCCAAAAAGAATCCAAGATGTGGGGGCTGATTATAGGCAATATTCTGATGAGCTACTCCTAGCCGATAATGATGGTCCTGCATTAACCAGGGAATAGTATATTCTGTAGGCATATTTGTAATATATATTCTTATACTATCTTCATTTTTCCTAAGTATTAGTTCTTCTCTCCAATCACCAAAGAGATCCGCCTGCAAGCAAGGATTCCGCTTAGTTCCATTGTTAAAAGAAACTCCCGGGAATTCCATTACTGTTTCATAAGAATCTCCTCTTTTTGAGATTTGAGTTATTTTATCATCCATAAGTTGTCTTACCAGAGAACCTGTCCAATAAATAAGACCATTTGTTCCTGCTCCAATCTTCACCAGATTGTTCGTTTTTGAATCTATAGAAATATTAGCGGAATACACAATTCTATCAGGAATAGTGGGGTTAACATTACCAGCCACACCTCTTCCCTGATCTCCTGGCCTGTATGATGCAACTAAAACTCTTCCAGTTTCAGCATCATGAGCATGCATTGCAAGGGCCCACCCACGGTTAGCATCCCCAGAATCTTCATGGGGTGTAAATAAAACTAGTCTATTACTTTTATCTAAAGGTAATAAATGAATAGCATCTCCATGATACAAGTACGTAAATTTATACCCCTCTTTTATTCTACCTTTTTCATCATATCCTTCTTCTATTCTAAGAGGAACATCTTTTGGAGGAGGGTTCTCTCCTTTGGGAAGAGCAACTCCAACAACATATTTTACCTTAATAAATTTATCATTATTATTTTCTTTTTCAAAAGCTATGGAACCATAAAGGATTTCATCTTTTCCATCATTATCCACATCACCTACTGCAAGATTGTGATTCCCTCTACATTCGTAATCTGAATGATTTTGATATTCCGCAGAATCAAAATATGAGTCCATTACTAACCGTTTCTTGCCTTCTATTTCTTTTAAAACATAAGCAGCTAGGGTCGTTCTTTCGTAATATCCTCTACCAATTATTGCTGCAGGGGAATTCTTTTCTCCATTCAATAAAGCAATAGCTCCAAGAAATCTCCCTGCCCTGTTACCTATAGAATCCCCAAACATCATGTAAGTATTGCCCACATCATTATTGCGATCTACCCAGAAATACTGTTCTATATATCCAGGATCCTTTTCTTTATTTATTTTATCAGAATTATAAATAAGAGAGGAACAACTTGCACCTCTTCTACAGACAGGATTAATGCCCCACATAGATTCTGTAATAGCAAATTTATATTCTATACTATCAACTATAGCCCCTGTCATTCCATCAAAAACTGTTATATATTCTTTTCCAGAACCCGTTGCAGGTCCATAAGTATATACTTTACACCAGGTTTGGTCCAAAATATTCCCTTTATAGCTACCGGTAGTAATGTAACCATCTTCACCAGCTTCTCCTTGATTATTATTATATACAGGATCTTCCCAACAAATAGAATAACCATTAAGTATTTTATACGTATATTTTTCTAACATTTGAATATTGTTATTCAATATATAGTCTTCAATAAATGCGGCATTTTTTTCTCCTACAAAATATTTTGGACTATATTTCCCATTTTCGACAGATCCGGAAGTTGTTCCATCCGCAGTTCTTAATACAACCTCATCTTTTCCGTCTTTATCAAAATCATAAACCAGAATCTGAGTATCATGAGCACCAGCGCGAATATTATATCCCATATCAATTCGCCACAGAAGATGAGCCTGTGCATCTTCTATTTTATAAGCGTCGATAATACAAGGAGCAGAAGTCTTATAAGAATACATGGAGTCAAGAGAATTAGAAGGATCCCATTTTACAATTAGTTCATCATTACCATCACCATCTAGATCTCCAGGAGCTATATCATTTACAGTATAAGTCGCCATTTCATATACTAATTTTCCATCTTTTATCCGATAAGGAACTTTACCTGATTCGTTATATCCCAGAGATCGGAGCGTAGGCCCCTTTCCCCCTGTTGCATCTAGCCCTAAAGTATCAACATAGCTTTTAAAAGATTTCAAAGCTCTATCATATTCATCAAGAGAAATAGTTCCTTTTTGTTTCTTCTTTACAATTTCTTGAAGACTATTCATTCTACTTAGGTCAATGGGCATATAATAATATTTACCTGTAGCATTAAAAAGATCTTCTCTCGGATTCCTAAACTTAATTGTTGGCTTTGGATTAGGCCGTACCAATGTATATTCTAGGAAATTTCCATTTTTCCCTTTATTAAGTGGGAACATTGGCAGAACTGGTTTTTCATAAACTAATTCATTCCCATTAACTAATACTCCTATTTTATAATTATTATCTTTCGTTCCACTAGAATCCACATAATTAGTCTTATTCGTCATTCCAATCTTTTTATCATTTCTATAGATAATATATTGGATATCTATTGGATCATTGCTAAATGAACGCCATTGCAAATAAATTCCCTTACTTGTCTCAATAACGACCAAACCTCGTTTTATCGATATTTTATCTGCCATTGTTGGATCCTTAGAAGAAATGTGAACACATGAATAAAAAACAAAGAATATCCCTACTATCAAGTAAACATTAGAAAATCTAGGTCTTTTCATATTACCCCCTTCTAAAAAAGATGATATTAAAATTTTTGATCTTTCTTAGAAAAATAGTATGTTAGGAATTTAGTTTAAATGAAGCTATAAAAAAACGTCTTTTTTGTTCAAAAAAAAGAAACCTCTTTCCCCGCCCCCCGCATAAGGGAGGCGGGGATATCCACGTATTATTCTTTTAAAGAGCGGGCAAGGGCTTTTGCACGGTTATATACTTTTTCTAAATCTTCCTTTTGGGGTTGTCCATTAAAACTTACCGGTTCCAAAAAGTTCCATTCCATTTTGTATTTTGCGATAATTTCTTCCAGTTCTTTAAGGGCTCCACCCGACCAACCATAACTCCCAAAACAGAAAGCCCTACGATTAAGGATCCTTTTCCTTCCGAGATCATCCAGCACATGAGCGATAGGGGGAAACATACGATATTCGTACGTGGGAACACCAAGGATGATCCCCTGGGAACGAAGACAAGACGCCAGAATATCTGATACATGATCCTGGGGGCTGCGAAACACCCGAATAGGAAGGCCCTCATCCCTCACACCCTGCACAGCCGCTTCTACCGCCTTGGCAGTCATGCCGTACATGCTCCCCCATATAAGAGTAATCTCTGGCAGGGCGGTCCCCCGGCTCCAGGTTGCAAATTGTTCATATAAACGAATAATCCGTTGTGGATCCTTTTTCCATACAATACCATGGCCTGGCGCAATAAGTCGGACCTCTACAGAAGCAAGCGCCTTAATGGCCGACAGCACCGCCGGTGAGAAAGCGGCTACAATGTTCGCG
The DNA window shown above is from Treponema sp. J25 and carries:
- a CDS encoding FprA family A-type flavoprotein; translation: MKQNEIVPGIFRLSAPVQEPLFESMWPIPGGMAMNSYIVRGAETAIIDGVCGWDGVPETLFAQLDAMKIRPQDIRYVVVNHLEPDHSGWLEELMRATGSFTVLATEKGLRLGDAFFNISSRFATKAVKTGDTLDLGEGKRLVFVEIPNVHWPETMATYETSSGTLFPCDAFGSFGSVPEDRFTDADFTEEELQMYEKEALRYYANIVAAFSPAVLSAIKALASVEVRLIAPGHGIVWKKDPQRIIRLYEQFATWSRGTALPEITLIWGSMYGMTAKAVEAAVQGVRDEGLPIRVFRSPQDHVSDILASCLRSQGIILGVPTYEYRMFPPIAHVLDDLGRKRILNRRAFCFGSYGWSGGALKELEEIIAKYKMEWNFLEPVSFNGQPQKEDLEKVYNRAKALARSLKE
- a CDS encoding rhamnogalacturonan acetylesterase, giving the protein MRFKYYLLLELIPSILFFSCTHFGDSMKKQELKEQVRTTENLSNNNSGVSLSNNKVEIKKIKLFIVGDSTAANGTPDAVGWGKKIIQYFDPDKITIVNNARGGRSSKTFILEGLWEKTISEVYPGDYVLVQFGHNDSDSVFKGKARGSLPGTGLEYEDGLLDDGTSQRARTFGYYIDRMVHEVMIRGATPILLSLTIRNIWKDGQIEEGNVLYNNWIKEIAVKRGVAFIDLSLMIRKVYQELGYEKVSKLFPKDYVHTGDEGADINASLVISGLKALEGNIFENYLSDKGKNVVPTDSSLVINAQISKLRPLPEPQYPELPNLIIVGDSTVRNDWGVGQNGQWGWGDIITQYFDEKKINIVNRALGGTSSRTYITLGYWEKTLDLLKKGDFLIIQFGHNDSGPINDNSRARGTLKGNGEEMEEIDNLLTKQKEIVHTYGWYLRKYIKDAKAKGCIPIVCSPVPRARFNNGKITSSEYAQWAQEAANQEKVPFINLNNIIGNLYNKLGENRVLSEFFPQKETTHTNLNGATLNAECVIYGIKTLSLSNLEKFLKNKDLELLRNYK
- a CDS encoding rhamnogalacturonan lyase, which translates into the protein MKIPGIKLTAILQTFILLTGCVVLTSFEMESSIARQMERLNRCLVAIKVDNGVFLSWRIMAYEYSNNIGFNVYRNGERINSSPLLTGNYLDKNGNINSLYYVTSIENNIEKDISNPVTVFANNYVSIPIVQPSGGTSPDGVSYNYNANDCSIGDLDGDGEYEIVLKWDPSNSKDNSQSGYTGEVFLDAYKLNGNFLWRINLGKNIRAGAHYTQFIVYDLDGDGRSEIACKIADGTIDGTGGVFGDSTVDYRNSKGYILEGPEYLGVFSGLNGKLLAYTNYIPERGNVSDWGDSYGNRVDRFLACVAYLDGKKPSLVTCRGYYTRSVLVAWDYRSGSIVKRWIFDSNDSGNSDYSCQGNHNLSVADVDGDGKDEIIYGSCTIDDNGKGLYATGLGHGDALHVGDLNPQRNGLEIWQCHETGSGATLRDARTGNILFQWLNSKDVGRACSADLLESYPGEEIWATGSSLFNQDGIVVGASPSSCNFVIWWDGDELRELLDDIIISKYGKGTLLQAIGCSSNNGTKKTPCLVADIFGDWREEVIWRTEDNNYLRIYTTTDITNRRIYTLMHDPMYRLSIVWQNVGYNQPPHPSFFIGAGMSDPPKPVIYLVP